The window TGGAAACAAAACTAAAAAAGCTCGAAATTTTCAGATAAAAACAAGCCGAATACAAAAGATCAAACGAGGTTCAAAGATGTTGCCCGTAAGAAAGCCTTCATGCTTGGATGTTTGTAGTAGCTTCAACTAATCCAAAAATATAAGATCAAACCGGTGGCTTCCACACGCAAATTGGTGGCTGTGACGGCTAAGCAACACAATGTACAGGCAGAAAGGAAGACTTAGAGAAATCAAACATGTTTGTTCTTTCGTGTAGTCTGTCACCGTTGTGtagatatataatttatatttggaAGAAGGCATTCGTTACACGACAGCCTCGTTTCAACCTCTGGTTTTAAGGCGCGAGAGAGACGCATAGGCAAACTAGCAACCGCACACACATGCGTATGGTACGGTTATAATTGGGCTGGTTTTAAGGCGCTAGAGAGATGCATAGGCAAACTAGCAACCGCACACACATGCACGAAGTATCTGttagttagtgtaaacaactttatgccgtggcctcggggccgacacagCTTTGTTGGgggtccgaatgacggggatctCGCGTCGCAGCACCGGGAGGAAGCGATCCCGTTCTCGtatctgcacacaggtcgggtcggaagctcggcccgacccctctgacgatcaagttagcaaatggtgtggagggggtttcaagagAAGAGATGTTTTTGGAGAGTGTCCTCCTACGATCCAGTTAGTGGATGCGGAGGGGATTTTTTGTATCCAGAAGTCCCCCtcatcgtttagaactcgggggtatttatagggcagtttagtgttacctgatgtgcctgcctggaggagcaggaccgtacctctgatggcgtctgacattgtcaTTGGCGTGACCTGAAGAACCAAGCCCGAGtaggtgttaatgtgcctcggctgGTGTTCCGATCAGTTTGACCGAGTGCTGTCGGGTCGATCGAGGCGCGAGGGGTCATCCAAGGTAGCTGATGTTAATCAGGTCGTGACGCCTTTATTGCCTCTGTCAGAGGGCGTCCTTCCGGTTGACCTGGCTACCGCGGGATGGAGCGTTACTAACTGTAATGCTGTCGGGTCCCCAGGGTATCCCTCATAAGTATCGACACGGCTCGATTCAATCCCGGATGCATAACGTTGTCCATCTCAGATGGTGGAAGTGAGTATCGAGTAAGGTTCAGTTCAAGCCTCATTTCCCTAGGCTTATATTCTCCCTTGGTAGGTTGTCTGCTTCTTTGTCATCAAACTCCTACACATAAGCTGAAGTCGGAAGGGAGATTTTTCGACTTAACCCCTCCAAAGTTTAAGTTAGTATTAAATAAAGTAAAAGAGAGTTAAATGCTCGAAATCCTCTCTTGACGTTGGTCACGGGGTTGATTTTTATACCTATGAACAAGGGTCGATCGTACATAGTTTGTTAATGGTTGCTGACTTCTCGGCCAGTTGGCTTACCGTACGGACCAACGCCGACCGACCTGTATAGACCCACACTGTGTGGTGCCGTTCCAAGCTTTCCAAAACGGCTCTGCGATATGCGACATTGACTTATATGATGTCAAACGATACTAGGGCAATTAGTCACCCCGTTCGGGTCTGAAGTGTCGCGTCATACTAACCTAGAACTCCTTTGTTGGCATTGTCATGGTTGCTAACCATATGAAGTTGGAATCAAGTTCAAATCAATTCGTTGATTTATCGatttcaaataaaattataaCCGAAGGCGATTAAATTCAAGTTTCTAATTTTGGAAAACTAAAACTTAGTTTTAAACCGAGTTTCAAACCGATTAAATAGGATAAATAACAtaaactaaaaatatttttattaagtaaattttaatagaagtattttttaatttgattaaaaaatttataattttatttttattgtcatTACACATATTATacacatattttttaaaatttaaaaataaaattataatttttttttatatttttaataaaaaaaaattaatggttCGAATCAGAATCAAACCTAAGAGGGTTCGGTTCCAATTCTTGGTTTTGAAAAACTACTACAACCGATAGTTCCGAAATCACGATCATATGTACAGTTGCAAGACATCTAATCTCCTTCTCGACCATTTAATGGGAAGAGGAATAAGATGTGGAGTCAAAACCGTTGTTCGTCGTCGAAGACGTAGGAATGCTGTCTCGAAAAGGTTTGAACGTTGACTCCACGTGTGCTCTTTGCATGTCTTTGACTCTGCGTGGACTCTTGTGTTGTCCGGCATGAACTCCTCCTGCTACACGCGAGGAGTTTGGTTTCCTTCCTAGTCGATCTTTTTCGTGTACACGTTCATACCGCGTGCACATCTCACGCTTCAAATGACAGAGAAGCATGAAGTTAAATGTGCTTACTTGTCGTGCAATGATCGTCGGGACCAGAGGAGATGGATGGGGCATCTTAGGTAGTAGCTCGATACGTGGCTGCATTAGATGAATATGTCACACAAATAGAATCTAAGAAATCTAATTGATATATGGAGGTAAAAACCAACAAAGCAGACTGATCTACTCACTCATTGAGGTGGTGACAAGCGACATCCAAGGTGGGACTAGTTGggctttattattaaattaagaggatatatatataattatatatatatatataattatttaatgaaatttaaatttatttgttaATTAAACATGCGATCCAACACATTGGCCCGCTGGTTACACAAGTGGCCCAATATCAACCCAGTTACTAGTGCGTTGGAGCACGTGTTAAACGCCTTTTAGGCATTGTCAACATGATCCCAACCAACATGATTATTACTGAATTAATCTGTAATGTATTACATCTGATTTGTGAAACTATTTCTTTGTGCTCATCGTCTGCTTGCGAGTGATGAAATCTAGGTAGAACCATCAGATGTATGCTGCCCACATTTATGAAACGAGCTGTTGTTGATATTATTGAGGGTGATGCCCTTCATTGGTCCAATTGAGAGCAACGACTATGTAAATAGTAGTGTTATTGGACAACTGCATATGTGCAGTAGCCTAAGCATTGCGATGACTTGTCTTGGTCGTCAGCATTACACCATTGCGTGCCATAGCATAATAAGACAACAACCTattatcctatttatatttatgtatatatattattatcttaataaaataaattataaggaTCATTATtgataaatattagaaaaaattaattatgttGTGATACCTAGTATAATATAAATGGCACATAATCATTTCTCGCATTGATAGTcaaacttaatataatattattatatttattagatttattaacatattttatgaaatttatatatatgtaaagtattttttaaaatatttataattcaattaataaaattattttaaaaattatttttattttttaaaatcttatcaattaatagatCAAATgaaagaatattatattatatgatgttatttaatttttaaaaaatagtttataaaatataataagattCTAATTATGATCATCAAATAATAGAAAAAACctaattatgatataatttctTAGAAGataaacatgattataaaaaatattttaaatacttaTTTAAATCCTCCGCTATCGTTCGTAaataaacataacctcttaagactCTATAcgtaataatatatataagagagattataaattttctttcattttaaaTTAAGCTCTATTTTATCATTTACAATAATTCtatgaaatatatatagaaagaaaaataataaatttagttCTCTTTGCATATTGAAATCTAtcattgtaattttttaaatgatgatatacttaaatatcagatttttttttaaataacataaaagatacataaatctaaatttttatttataattattttatttcaactcttgatattaaaatttttatataataaaaataatttaatttttatacttccatcaatattaatttttaggtaaaaaaaaaaagtcagtgATTCATCATCTCTTTACATCATTATCATCACGGGAAGCAGCAGAAGTCATCCGACTTAGCTGAACCTGTACAGCTGGAAAAATATGTGCAGTGTACAAGAAAAGCTAATCAAtacatgtcatcatcatcatcttcttcttcttcatcaacaACAATGAGCTCAGGACCAAGGTATGGCGCTCCGGCAACGACCAGATCATCCGGCAATTCTGCCTCTTCAAGTATGCAGAAACCTGAATGCATCCACATCTCGTCATTCTCCCATGACTGCGAAACCAGCAAAACGCAGCAGGTTCATGCTTACCCGGAAGCCAAGGTATGGGTATGTCGATGTAGTAGGTTGATGGCCTTCCAAGTTCATCAGAATACGGAGGAGTCAACACATCAAGTATAGCACAGGGAGTTAGAGCAGTGAAAGAGTGTATGTTTCCTCCGCTCCTCGGGAACAAGACCGATGTCCTGGTGGATGCTTGGAGTATGCGTTCTTCTGCCACAACCTTTGCTAGTCCATCTGCAAGGAGTACCTCGACGGTGTCATAAACTCTATCTCAACCTTTCTAAGCTTTTGTAGAGTAATGCTGTTCTCTTCCCTGCCCCATTTATGAGTTGAGCACTCCACAAGTTTCGTGTTGGTTACCCACTCACAAACTTGCTTTTCTTCGAGGGAAGATTGAGAGATGTTTTCTGATCTCAACAACGAAGGAATTAAAGGGGTGGAACTGAGAAGAAGGTGCTCACTCTTTCTGGGGTTGGAGACCCAATCATAGGCGTTCCATGACACTGAACCGTCCAAAACCTTGGTGAGCACCACCATTCCCGGGTGATCATGCAGAGGCATCGTTGCACCAGCCGGGAAGCAGAACACCCCCATCTGTTTGGCAATCGTATCCATTTAGCTACTGACGAAAACGAACGAGGAGTTTCATGAACATGAATACATCCTATTTGGAGTTGAGAGGCCGACGTACCGAGAAATCTTGGCACTCATGGATGTGTATATAGGTAATCTGCTCCAACGCATGCCCTAGCACCAGTCCACGGCGGCTCGTCGGACTCCTCTCATCTCCTCGCGGCCCTTCGTCTCCGTATCCATCGATTCCGACGTCGGCCGGCCCCACGCCATCTGCATGCCTTCGACGAGGTCAGTAATCAGTTGCAGAGCCACTAACGACGCATATGGATTCGTGTCGGAGAAGAGATTACTACCCAGGAGGCTTTGCAGCCACCGGATCTGCTCGAACGTGAGCGGTTCATCCTCCCCGGTGCGGAAGACACTGGCGCATGCGTCGTACAGCCTCTGCACTTTGCTCCTCACCGCCACCTCCATTGTCGCGAAAGCTTGACGAATTCGTCGGAGATGTATTAATGGAATAGTCGATCCAACTCCTCAGATTATTTATATGCGTTGGCGTCCATCGCCGCTGTTTGTGTGAGGCTACAAGTCTCAAATGAGGGGGCGAGTTTTTCCACGCTTTGTACGTTATTTGAAACAATGGGCTTCTTCTCCCCACGGAAATCTAAGCAGTCAAAATGGCTTCCGGCAAAAATCATTTGCTTCTACTGCACAAAAGTCTATTTATATTTCAATATGGCACATTAATTGATATAAAGACTAAATTAGAAATTAATTCAAGGAAGAAAAATAGTGTTCTATGAAACCCGCCTCGAAGGACAAGCCTTCTTTCTCGCTGAGGTGATCGTACAGGTGGTAAGTGTAAACCGGCGTGAACCTTGAGCCGTCTCCAGGGAAACAGCGGCCACCGTGCGCACCGTACCAGCAAACCAGGAGCGTCCGATTTGGTGGGCCATTCTCCTGGTATTCTCCTGGCTCCACTTGTAAGGTATTGGTATAGCCACGTGGCGCCCTAGACACAGGTTGTGGAACACATCATCTAACTGGCGATGCGTTTATTACCATCCAACCATTACTTGTTTCCTAAAAGAAAAAGCACACGCAGaaagacataaaacaaaaacaATATTTTTGCTTGTCGAAACTAACGAAGGAAGATTACGATGAGTTGACCTCCCGGTGCTAATGAGAGTGGTGCAGGAACTCATAGATCTCAAAGAACCAAGGAGACAGATCCATCAACCGGAGCAGTTCTTCATCACATCAGATTTCGATGACCAAGAAGGAACTCATAGATTATTGAGAAGCATCACTTTTTGGTATCGGGAATGCCCTGAGACAAGGATCGACACAGCCCACAGCTTTGTGGAGACTTGTGGGAGTGGTGCAGGAAAGAGCGGAATAATCTCAACCACAAGACTCGTCATATGACTTGGGAAAACCGGAAGCAGACCACAGGAATGAGCTTACCGAGAAAGATGAGTAGCGAACGAGTATGAAACCCAACACTTTAGATGGGGCGACGTCAAACCGGTGACAAGCCTTGCAGTTCTTTTCTCCTTACTCGACGAACGACAAATCAGAGGGAGCAGTGTGGCCGCCATTGGAAGGTTAAAAAGGACACAGTTTCTCGTCCACGTTACTGCGGTGgtctatttttttctctttcctttttgatGAAACTGTGGTCGCTTTTGATCGATTGGAAAATGCACCAGCAGAAGTCTCTCTCTTAGTGCAACCCATCAATATATATGTCGAAATCTCTCTACTTCAATCGTATGAGCAAAGGGCAAGTCACCATATGTAATCCCACAGATCCGAAGCACGCATTACAATTATATCGCTATGTTTAACATCACGAGAACAAGAAGAAAAATGACAAAAACCCACTATAACACcaccaaagaaaagaaaagaaaagagaaaaggccATGCTCGAGAGTCTTGACATGGATGGACGCGTGCAGGATCGGGCATCGTGCATGGAGATCAGAAGCCGCAGAACTCGAAACGATTGGGCTGGCCACCGTAGCCAGCTTCACGGCAGCCCTTGTCGCAGGCGCGGGAGCACACCCCCTTGGTGGCTCCAACGAGGAGCATGCACTGGTCTCTCATGCAGGGGCAGTAGCAATTCTCGGGGTCGTCGAAGTCGGCCCTGGCCTGCTCCACCGTCGCCGCGGCCACCACCGCCGCGATCAACAGAGCCATCACTCCCTTGCCGAGAGCCATGTCCGCCACTTCCTTGTTGTTTATGTTTGAGGAACGCACAAGTACAGCACGCGCGCAAAGGGAGTAGCACGAGACGGTGGCCTTTTATACGCAGGTTCGGGAGGATGCATGTCTTTGGTTTAGAGTGAGAAACGGCAGTCGTCGGCAGCAAATCGAGGAGGAGGTTAGAGTTTGAAGTGGTCTTAATCGGATAAGATAAAAGAATGGAAATGCTGAGCAAACCTTCACAGATTACACCAAATTAGGAGTGTTCTTTGACCATCTCAAAACAATTACATTCAACTTTCTGCTTTCTGGATCACTACTTTCAAGATATTAACAAACCATTGCTGttcctaatttatttttattaatctcaTCCTATCTAAAAATTTCAGTTGataagataatatattataatatctctATTCTTCACCTCTATAATTAGCTCTATATTATTCGTAACCTTGAAATGTGGAGCTAAAAAGcagggtctgcagtaccgaactgcaCCGCCTAGAACAggaggtacgtatcggtccgaccgATTGCCGGTACACAGACCACCTGTTACCTGtctgagtgcactgtagcagtgctacagtatgcgacacacctgagtgtaccgctcggtacacctgggtctaccgctcgatataccgtaccgtatcgatatCGAGCCCAGGTCAAAATATCGGTACtgtacggtattacgaaccttgctaAAAagtactcatgaaagtattataaaAATTAGAACATTTCTTTGGTATCACATAAACCCTATTTTCAGATAACatgttttttataattataaattcccAGAATTATTATTTGAGTTTGCAAATGTTTTAAACGTGGTGATTTCCAATAATTTCTAATAGAAAAAAAATCTGATTTTGTTTCTTCATTAAGAAGAGAATGTATTTATACGCAAGCGATTTAAGCAGTCAAAGATGATAGtagaggtggtgcaaccgcctgctaAGATAGTAGCTGAGGTGGGATAACCTTTGCTGATGTGACTCAATTACTTGTCGATGTGGGCGTAACTTTTGCTGATGGGGCTCGATCACCTGCCAAGACGGCATAACCGTCAATCAAGATATCTCAATGACACCTTACACGGCTACATGTCGTAAGTGACTTGCTGAGGTGTCGACTTTCGTTGCTGAGGTGGATGTAAACATGTGTCAGTCTTGAGATGATCCATTTTGTCCTCTATCAGACACCATGGGTTTGGAGTCTACATGCATTAGAAGGGTGTAAGATCCTACATTTTGTGTGTCCATGTCTCCTGATGCTCCATGGTGATGATGCCATTCAAATATCTTTTACGTTGCACTGGTTGAGGAGCCAACTCGTCTAATGTTCAAGGAAATGTGACCCAATTCTCTTTCTTGCATTGTGTTGTATAGTTTCAGCTTAAGAAGCGTGGTTGAAGCATAACAAAGTCATTTAATCTTTGTTGAAGGAAGATATATCTCCTGATGCAAACACTGTGGATCTGTGGATGCAAAAGATAGATGTGAGAGACCATTACAGAAACTGAAGTGAGCACAGACATCGCCCGAAGAAGTCAATCCAGTGATGGACCATATTGCTCTTTTGTCTCCATCTTTCACATGTTTTATACGGCCATTATTTGCAGGTCGCTCAAGCTGGTCATTACCACTAGGCCTTGTTGGTTTCCTGCCCTGGCTCTTCCATCGCCATGAAGCTTCCATCTGGTATTATAAGGTGCCATGTACATACTCATACGTCTCTTTCTTCTACTGAAGGGGACCATGAGCTCTATACGAAGCATGCATGTGCTGTTGGATGCGCTTTTTGCGACAGCAACAATGCAAGAGCAAATATGACAAATGCACACCCTTCTCTTTTCAGATTCATTTTCCACAGTGGCCCTTCGTCTCCTTCCTTGTCTCAGTTCACCACCCACCCGCACAGTCTTGCGAACCGAGTGTTTTGACAAGTAGATTCCTTTTAGCATGATGTACAACAGGTCGTAGGATTAAGAACTTTTACAAGGTTATATGTACTTCCTGTTTCCTACATGCTGCTGAGTTCATGTTTATACTCTCAAAATGATGTGCATTTTCTACTTCTAGCCCTTCATCATCTGCTCAATTCGTGTCACCAAAACTTCTCAGTCAGTAAGAACATACTTAACCTTTGTAGTATTTGCCATTCTATGATCTTCTAGTTTGGGAATTGGTGTGGTCttggatatatgtatatatgtgaatgTGATGTATCACTTTTTGGCTTCTTTCTATGATAAGACAGACCTTTTGTTGATTCCTTTGAAATTATTAGAACCTTAACTCCAGGAACATTTGATTAGCCTGGAATCTAGAAGAGATTGAGTGTTCAAGAATTCAGAGTCTCTTGCACGCAACAAAAATCATCATGAATTGTTTTTTGTGGATCTTACCAGTATATGCAGTTATCTTTTCTACTTTGCACTAACCTTTATGAATGAGAAAAGGATGGTTAAAAATCCaagaaagttatatatatatatatacactgtaGAACAGAACCTATTTTCTTCTTTCTACAGTTGGAAATCCAACTGTTCACCAAATGTATAATCTCTATCCTCTTGGATAATCAAAAAGGTATGATGCTTAAGTATTGGATTCTCAGTGGACATAGGCATTAGCACTTTAATATCCTTTCTTTTGATAGATTAGGCTGTTTTTAACTTATCATGAACAGATTAGCATTAGAATCATGGATTGAGCAGTTTCTTAGCCTTTTTTGGTCAAGCAATTTGATTCTATAGTGAGTGTTTAGAAGGGGGGACCGAAGATTTTGGCCCCATACTGGGATGAACAAACATAAATGTGTACCAGCAGAAGAGGCTCCATTGATGTGGGGGTATGGGGTGGGTCAGATGTACGTTGCTTTCCCTCCTCCACAGGGCATCTGGTGCTGGTGACATGAATCTTGTCATCCTCATCTCGCAGTGAAGGGACTTTGTTACTGCGTCGAGAATGGCCCTCTTGTCACATGAAGTAGTAGGATGCAGTCACTCTTttgttctcttccttcttccctaGTGAAATGGTACCATCAGCAAATCCTCATGGGGGGGCTCTTCCTGTCTTTGCAGCACCACATGGCAGTAAGTAGTCACTAGGTCTTTTCATCTTTTAATCATTCATCCCCAACCCCTACAGTATCTATCCTCTTCCCaatgctttctctctctctctctctctcaaacaatGACATGACATGGGAACCAAGACGACACTTCAAGGTCGCTTTCTCGATTTGAAACTTCTGTTCTCTTTCCTTCTCAGTTCTTTTTGAAGGGTCTCATTTTATTAAGTCCACATCAAATCCCTTGGAATCCAACATCTCCCATCTCCTAATCTTTCCCCTGTTCTCCACTTCTCCCATTTCCATCGACACAAGGAAACAGCTCTCTACGTATGTAACTCGAGCACTTACACTGTTTGTAGAACCTCCCGACGAGAAGGGCTCTCTTTGAATTGGCTACATGCATGCATGTGAGGTCATATATTAAAGCTATGCTTGAATATTCTTCAAGGATTGAGACACTACAACAAGATCTCAAAGCTGCATATAAGAACAGTAGTGGATTGCTGGATCTACTTATTGTGGTTAGATTACAATCACAGATTGCTGTCGCGATCAGCATCCTCCTGAATCGTCCCAACCATCTGATGGACCGCAGTTGCAATTTCATCCACCGATGTCAGTTGGCAATCGTCTTCCACCTACGCCAATCGGATGAAGAAAAAGAACAGGTCGACATTGTCGGTTGCAACCAAGGAAGACAGAAGAGGAGCGTTTGCATGGCTGCCATACCTTCAGGCTGAAAGAGTAGAAGGCCATCTCGGCAATGGAGGTCACGTTGAGGTGGAGGGTGGTCAGCCGGAGGTTCTGCAGCCCCAGCACCATCTTCAGCAGCTGCTTCGGCCGCCGCCTGGAGAGGACCTTGAGGTTGGCGTGGCTCTCCACCATGGTCACCTCTATGTCAGCCACAGCCGGCCGGTTCTCCGTCGCCCCCTCGTCCGCGCAGTCATTGTTTGCGCTGCGCGAACCGGTGGTCGAATACTGGGGGAAGGTGAAGAAGTCGGCGAACGGAGCCGCGTCCATGCGTTGCTCGACTCGCTTTCGAGCCTCGAGGGATTGGACCAGTTGTT is drawn from Musa acuminata AAA Group cultivar baxijiao unplaced genomic scaffold, Cavendish_Baxijiao_AAA HiC_scaffold_1104, whole genome shotgun sequence and contains these coding sequences:
- the LOC135666483 gene encoding plant cysteine oxidase 3-like, encoding MEVAVRSKVQRLYDACASVFRTGEDEPLTFEQIRWLQSLLDGVGPADVGIDGYGDEGPRGDERSPTSRRGLVLGHALEQITYIHIHECQDFSMGVFCFPAGATMPLHDHPGMVVLTKVLDGSVSWNAYDWVSNPRKNGLAKVVAEERILQASTRTSVLFPRSGGNIHSFTALTPCAILDVLTPPYSDELGRPSTYYIDIPIPWLPGFCILEEAELPDDLVVAGAPYLGPELIVVDEEEEDDDDDMY